From a single Miscanthus floridulus cultivar M001 chromosome 8, ASM1932011v1, whole genome shotgun sequence genomic region:
- the LOC136470870 gene encoding protein ENHANCED DISEASE RESISTANCE 2-like: MLGSSASRRESKSSDLFRAAAMALRDAANKTAGIEPAKAASNNAAAAAAAASAAVSVREAAAAAVRHEGWMVRYGRRKIGRSFFHTRYFVLDSKLLAYYKKKPKDNVVPLKSLLIDGNCRVEDRGLKTHHGQMIYVLCIYNKKEKEHQITMGAYDIEDAMAWKKKIELIIDQQQDSMTAKNRKAFASVDFDMELGGQFLFSDHDSTAEDDEERPTLTRRTTIGNGPPDSIHDWTKEPDIGVSNQNDPNQFCSKKNWRLLRCQNGLRIFEELLEVDYLARSCSRAMRAVGVVEATCEAIFGLVMSMDVTRYEWDCSFHHGSLVEEVDGHTTILYHRLQLHWCPMLVWPRDLCYARYWRRNDDGSYVVLFRSIEHPNCGRQRGFVRAFIESGGFKISPLKCHNGRPRTQVQHLMQIDLKGWFLNYSLSFQYHSLLQILNCVAGLREYFSQTDEIHIIPRIPVMETMFDADSEPKIHKLQEVDTKANKNMGMIDEESDDDDDYQVPEADIEEDPNKSDNDTKRTDEPPEKIDLTCFSGILHRDPEEKSRNCWTVPDSKIFKVRSKNFPQDKSKIPAASYLMELAAIDWFKDTKRMDNVARQKGCVAQVAAERGMHTFVVNIQIPGSTQYSLVMYFVTNTLKKGSLLQHFFDGDDEFRNSRLKLIPSVPKGSWIVRQSVGSTPCLLGKAVDCSYVRGPAYLEVDVDIGSSAVANGVLGLVFGVVTTLVVDMAFLIQANTYEELPEQVIGAARLAHVEPATAVVPDLSNTSNDSSSSNNDNNSNNNGSSEDDSSKKTN, translated from the exons AGAGCAAAAGCAGCGACCTCTTCAGGGCCGCCGCCATGGCCCTCCGGGACGCCGCCAACAAGACCGCCGGCATCGAGCCGGCCAAGGCAGCGtccaacaacgccgccgccgccgccgccgccgcctccgctgcCGTATCAGTCagggaggccgccgccgccgccgtgcgccacgAGGGCTGGATGGTGCGCTACGGCCGCAGGAAGATCGGCAGGTCCTTCTTCCACACGCGCTACTTTGTGCTCGATAGCAAGCTGCTCGCGTACTACAAGAAGAAGCCAAAGGACAACGTG GTTCCGCTCAAGTCGCTGCTAATAGACGGGAATTGCAGGGTGGAGGATAGAGGCCTCAAAACGCATCATGGCCAA ATGATTTATGTCTTGTGCATTTATAACAAGAAAGAAAAGGAGCACCAGATAACA ATGGGTGCATATGACATCGAGGATGCAATGGCATGGAAAAAGAAGATAGAACTCATCATTGATCAG CAACAGGACTCTATGACAGCTAAGAACCGTAAGGCCTTTGCTTCAGTGGACTTCGACATGGAACTTGGAGGGCAGTTTTTGTTTTCAGATCATGACAGCAC AGCTGAAGATGACGAGGAACGGCCCACTTTGACTCGCAGGACTACTATAGGGAATG GCCCCCCTGATTCAATACATGACTGGACCAAAGAGCCTGACATTGGTGTGTCCAATCAGAATGATCCCAATCAATTTTGCTCCAAGAAGAATTGGCGACTACTTAGATGCCAAAATG GGTTGCGCATATTTGAAGAACTTCTGGAAGTAGATTACCTT GCACGAAGCTGCAGCCGAGCTATGAGGGCTGTTGGTGTAGTTGAAGCCACATGTGAAGCCATCTTTGGTCTTGTAATGAGCATGGATGTAACAAGATACGA GTGGGACTGTAGCTTTCATCACGGTAGTTTAGTTGAAGAGGTTGATGGTCACACTACAATACTATACCATAGGCTGCAGCTGCACTGGTGCCCAAT GCTAGTCTGGCCTCGAGATCTTTGTTATGCTCGGTATTGGCGTCGTAACGATGATGGAAGTTATG TTGTGCTGTTCCGGTCAATAGAACATCCTAACTGTGGTCGGCAACGAGGATTTGTGAGGGCATTCATTGAAA GTGGAGGTTTCAAGATTTCTCCTCTCAAGTGTCACAACGGAAGACCCCGTACTCAGGTTCAACACCTTATGCAGATTGACCTGAAGGGATGGTTCCtgaactactctctttccttCCAGTATCATTCTTTGCTACAGATACTAAACTGTGTTGCAG GATTGCGTGAATATTTTTCCCAAACAGATGAAATCCATATAATCCCAAGGATTCCTGTAATGGAAACCATGTTCGATGCGGATTCAGAGCCAAAAATTCATAAGCTTCAAGAAGTTGACACCAAGGCAAATAAAAACATGGGAATGATTGACGAAGaatcagatgatgatgatgattatcaaGTTCCTGAAGCTGATATAGAG GAAGACCCGAACAAATCTGATAATGATACCAAGCGCACAG ATGAGCCGCCAGAAAaaattgatttaacttgtttttcGGGTATTCTTCATCGTGATCCTGAGGAGAAAAGCCGCAATTGTTGGACAGTACCTGATAGCAAGATCTTTAAAGTTCGTAGCAAGAACTTCCCACAAGACAAATCAAAG ATACCTGCAGCAAGTTATCTCATGGAGCTTGCAGCCATTGACTGGTTTAAGGACACCAAACGTATGGATAATGTTGCCAGGCAGAAGGGTTGTGTTGCTCAG GTTGCTGCTGAGAGAGGGATGCATACATTTGTTGTCAACATACAG ATTCCTGGATCAACTCAGTACAGCTTGGTCATGTATTTTGTCACAAATACCTTGAAAAAGGGATCGTTACTACAGCACTTTTTTGATGGCGATGATGAATTCCGCAATAGCAGACTAAAGCTTATACCATCCGTTCCCAAG GGCTCCTGGATAGTGCGACAGAGTGTTGGAAGCACCCCTTGTCTGTTGGGAAAGGCTGTCGATTGTAGTTATGTTCGAGGTCCTGCGTACTTGGAG GTGGACGTTGACATTGGATCTTCGGCAGTAGCAAATGGAGTTTTGGGTCTTGTGTTTGGTGTGGTGACGACATTAGTAGTTGATATGGCCTTCTTAATACAG GCCAACACATATGAGGAGCTACCGGAGCAGGTGATAGGCGCAGCACGGCTGGCTCACGTTGAACCGGCCACAGCAGTAGTTCCTGATCTTAGCAACACATCAAATGAcagtagcagcagcaacaacgATAATAACAGCAACAACAATGGTTCCTCAGAGGATGATTCGTCCAAGAAAACAAACTGA